ATTGATCATTAGAAGAATGAAAAGAAGAACATTTACAATTAGAAACAAGCCCTCGTCTTCAAACCAAAGATCATAATATTTTCCCTGCAGAtaattgaaagaaaaacatcCCCAGATAACAAATAAACTTgttatgttatttttaaaggTCTAGAATGGAGTAATGGATGTTAGCATCTTTTCTCTTCAAAATTGACTTCAAGTAAATAGGTCGACCTTCCTTAAACCTTTATCTAACACGCTCAAGACATCAAAATAATTCAGTGTTTTTTCCTAATACTCCAATCGACTCTGTTCCGTAACGATTCGTCTAAACTCAACAAAATATTATCGCTGTCGAAACAATATCTAACTATGGGAGTGGTAATGGCAATTTCTGTCAATCAATTATTGACAGGACATTTCAATGTTACAGGAGGACGTCGTTAAGGATGGAGACAATATGGCGCGATCATCCGTATTGGCTTCCTAACAGAAAATAGAATCATGGATTTTGCCTGTATGTTCTTGTTTCTGTATGTTGTGCTACGAGGGGTCAATGTAAGGGGCGAACACAACCTTAACAACAGCGAAGTACCGGCAAGCAAGCGGGTAGGTAACTTGAAATCTCGCTTTATAACCAAATTTTTAACTCGAACGTTTGTACGCAGTCCTCTGAAATACCTGAGATAAAGCTCAGATATTTCAAACCTTCCACATTTCAAAGCTTTAATTCCCTTACTGTCTGAGCCGGGGAAGTTCACGATTGCCCTGGTTAAAATTTACAAACAAAGCACGGCATATAAAAGCTGAAGCAAAATATCACTGttaattatattttcattgCGTTCAATTTAGGCTGCTAAAAATCTCCTTTTCGTAacctgtgtttttttattacttttaaaCGGGCGAGTAAAAGTACAGAATCAGTAACGAATCAAGGATATTAAAGATAATTCAATGCAACAACATCACCATCTCACCACATCACTATCGTTATCAGGATCTTTATATCAATGTCGTCGTTTTCATCTTAATAttagccatcatcatcattatcatcatcgtcatcatcatcataatcatcatcatcatcatcgtcgtcgtcgtcgtcatcactatcataaccatcattattatcacagAAACCACAATCTTTtcgcatcaccatcataaccgTCGGCAACGctataataataaactttATAATCATccttattatcatcataatcactatTGTCGTcatccaggcgcgtacccaggattggctgagagggaggggaggggtgggggaattcGCAGTCAACATATCATATGGGAAAAGATtattatttgaagattccttaataagaaattacccactttttgACAACCAATGGGGGTACCCTgcgccaccccccccccccccccccccccacctgtGCGCGCCTCGTCAACATTATCAAAATGATCGTCactatatttatttatttattagtcatttatttattagttaattatcattataatcataatattatcatcatcatagtcgCCGGCGTCATCAACGCTATCATCCTTTGATTGACAGCAATTTGTATACGGCCCTGACGACGTGTCACAGATGATTAGTCAGCTCTCGCTGCTCAGATACCGCACCCAGCTCTTCCGCGGTAACGAAGACGAGTGTAACATCAACAAGCCGTGCCCAAAGGACCAGTTCTGTGATGTGCACATGTGTCGCTCTTGTCTGCACGAGAGTACGCCCTGTCACTTTATCGGTAAGTTCATAACAGGATGTCTAGTTACGCATGTGAAAGTGGCAATGAAGAACTTTTATTGCCCTGGATCATCACAGGAAAAGACGAAGTGTAGCGAGGTGTAGACGAGGTGAAGCTGGCGGTCGTGTCTTGCTTTGCTAGTTTTTTGTGGACTTTTACAGCACATTAGCATACACACATAGGCACCGTTAAAGTCCACAAGTTTCTGGCCAGGTAGTAGAGCTGGCACAAGTGTGTGAGCCCTGACCTCGTTCGGGACGCCCCTCACACTTGCCCCAGTTCTCTCGCGCAGCCATACTAATACCATCAAAACAAACCACGAATGATTACGGGTACTcgcaaataaaaaacaaaaataaaactgctCTGAAAACTAATAAAACACCCAGCACTAAGGTTACGGGGTTGCACCcctgtttgggtatagggaTGGTTTCAGGGGGCTGTAACCCCCAACCCTTTTTAGGACGAAATATCTTAAATTGCAAACTCTGTATAGGACAAAAATAACACGAATTTTCCTGCAGACGATCGTTCGCGTAACCTGGATAACCATTCCCCCCCCAACCCTCCCCCGAGTCAGTATCACTGATTGGAATATATACCCCAGCATAAGTAGTTTTAAATGCATAGCCTATTCATGACAGAgaagataaaaaatatctgcacgTACCCGTATAGTTAATATACGGGAGTACCcttatttgtttgttaatcATGAGATAGTAAGCATCTTTATTGGCTTAGTCACTTCCGTAATATCTCAAGGAGGCCACAGTACCACACATCGTTCTATGAAAGATTTTCTCATAAACAGTAAATTATTTACAGGAACTTGTTGTCAAGGATTTGTGTGTCAATATGGACAATGTACTAAGGGAGTTAAGCAAGGGATGCCTGGGACTTATTGTGACAAGACTTCTGAATGCGATGAAAACAGCTGCTGTGTTCGGGAGCTATCGTTAAGCACTCGGAATTCCGTTTGTAAGCCAATGCTGAACGAATACGAGTCATGTGGGCCGATTAACCTATTTCATCAGGTAGGACCTCTTCTTCGGGTATATAGACTTTAATCGGGATTTCGTTGGTAAGCCGATGCCAGCGAGTGAAATATGAATAGGTTGCATGGCGGACCAAGCTCTCCGCTGGGTGGGATGTGGGGAGTggaggagggaggggaaggggggtggcTCAGGGACGAAGGGAAGAAGATTTTTGTTCTATTCCTGGCggcaaagggggggggggggattatACCCCTTAAACCCTACCCCTTCAGTTACTGTTTGATTGTCATGATTTCATGTAAAAATATGCCCGAGCTGATGACGCAGATTTCGTGAAGAATATTAATGACTGATACGTCTCTCTTTTTCCGTATAGCTCTTATTTTCCTATTAAAATACGGCTCCAGCAAATGTCGTGTACCAGGAACAATTTTATTACCAGGCAACGTTCTTGAGCAATCGAAAAGGTTCTCAAGATTCTTGATTTCCAATTTTATTTCAGGTTTATACCGATGGACGTGTAGAGCCAGTTTGTGGTCCATGTAAACAGGGCTTACAGTGCAAAAATGTTGGGtaagtatacacctatttcacaaaaggttgtcagtgcaaatggcgaaagacaaatggtaaatggctgggtactaattattcgtaaaattgAAGGTGGTAAATAAAgttcagcaatgtcagagccaagcattggtaacctttattgacttattgttttgatttatccatattcttcgagacgcatggttacttttgGTCGTAGatctgccatttgccaatagCCATTTttcatttgcactgacaacctttattgaaataggtgtatatcgcATGTTAAGAGTACTAGATAATGACGTAACTAGTCACTTGGTTTTCCGATGCTGGTACGCGTACATAGGGGATTCACCCTTGGTGCTATGGCACGAATACCCACTTTTAACCAAAAACGTAAAAATAGTGATAATAAGACGTCACCCAACGGCTTTTCTACATGTACGGTCATATTTGTATTCACTTTAATCAATACCTCTAATGGCATTCCATCTCTTCTACAGGACGAAAGGTCTCCATTACGTATGTCTCAAGGAAAATGTAACTTGAGCATAGAGCTCACCTACGGCAGGGCTGAAACTCCATCTACACTAACAATCTTTGGTTGACAATTTTTATGTGAGAATTTTACTAGTGGAGAGGGAGAAAAGTAGGCAATTTTTATGTGGCAACTATGGTGTTGCTTAAAAGTTAGCAGAATTCTTTTATCTcagctattttattttattttattttattttatttttttttatttttaaaaaaattgtcacaCATGAAAAATTGCCATGAAATACTGTGTAGATGCCAACAAATATagttgtcaactaaaaataGTCGACTAAAAATTGTCAGTGCAGATGAGgctttagaaaataaattttgtatgttgttctaaaaaaagataataaaacaaatcattttcattttcagaataaaaaaaaatagcaatgGAAATAGCCGGTTTGTAGTGTACTCTGTAAGACACACATTTTGGTATGTGTGCAAATTAATCAATCTTGTTTTcgaaaattgtcgtttttctagctcgctcggtcaattccttattaggacattacataccatatttggttGTCCGCTTAAATCAGTGTTTTGCTTTTCTGTCGCCCTAGAACTGTGTACTTCAATAATTTTTatgtaaacttgcaggaattcgtgtttacggCGGTTTTGCATGCCGCCATTTTAAAGCAGGCCCAGGCCTTAGCGTTTTTAGAAcatcacaggtttcccgcTCGCTCGCCTCAGACTCTTTTAGACAAAGGACTGCCATTGATTGTTATATCTAAGGGTCTAATACATAAGAAACAAGTGGGGAGGATCTAGAGGGACTATGGTTGTTATAAAAGAAACTCAGGAAAAGTTGGGAGCTATCTAGTACCCAGTCCCGGTCTCCTCCAGAATCATATAAACTCCACAAAACCTCAATCCAGTGTATATTTATGTGTATATACATAGCTggttttaataataaaaaatgtctATTAATTTCTTGTactgttcgtttttttttctgtttgtgtGACGAACTAGTTTCTCTCACTTTTTGGTAAGAACACAATAACATATTCAGCATATTTCCATATTTCCTATTTATCATATTTCTGGTAA
The DNA window shown above is from Nematostella vectensis chromosome 15, jaNemVect1.1, whole genome shotgun sequence and carries:
- the LOC5522209 gene encoding dickkopf-related protein 3; protein product: MDFACMFLFLYVVLRGVNVRGEHNLNNSEVPASKRQFVYGPDDVSQMISQLSLLRYRTQLFRGNEDECNINKPCPKDQFCDVHMCRSCLHESTPCHFIGTCCQGFVCQYGQCTKGVKQGMPGTYCDKTSECDENSCCVRELSLSTRNSVCKPMLNEYESCGPINLFHQVYTDGRVEPVCGPCKQGLQCKNVGTKGLHYVCLKENVT